The genomic region GAACACCGTAGCGCCCGCATCCTGCAGGCCGGTCGCGATCGCAGCGCCAATACCGCGGGAGGCGCCGGTGACGACCGCGATCTTGCCGGCGAGAGAGAAGGCGCTGAGGTCAGGCATATCCGTAACTACGCATGATGGCGGCGCAAAGCTTGACGTCCTCGGGACGATCGATCTGGAACATCTTGTGACGATCCATCACGTGAAAACCGATCTTGCCGCCGAGACGATTGTTCTGCTCGCGCAGGAGTGATGGGATCAGGACGTAGAACGAGCCGTTCTCCAGGTAGCGCTTCTCGATCTGCTGCCGCATGCGCCGATTGTGATAGTCGTAGTTGATCGGCTCCGGCCCGCTCGCGCCGATACGCCAGTTGAAATAATCCTCGACCTCGCAGACCGAGAGCAGGCTGTCGAGATGGTCGCGATCGAAGGTCGCAAGCGCGTTCTCGATGTCGCTGGACTCGCGGATCGGCGACGTCGCCTGGAGCGCGACGATCCGCTCGAATCGCCCCATCCGCTCGTCGGTCGCGTTGAGCGCGTGCAGCCAGGCGGATTCGGAGGAGGCGAGGTCACCCGAGATGTCTTCGGGGCGCCGCACGCCGACGGCGCCGGCAGCTTCGGCCGCGGCAAGGATATTGTCGCTGTCGGAAGAGACTGCCACGACGTCGACGCCGCGCGCCGCGCGTGCCTGCTCGACCGTCCACGCGATCAACGGCTTGCCGCAGAGATCGAGCAGGTTCTTGTGCGGAATGCCCTTCGAGCCGCCGCGCGCAGCGATCACGGCCAGCGTCTTGCGCGCCATCAGATATGCCCCTCGAGCCGCTCGAGCGCGATCCAGAAGCCTTCACCCATATTCTTGTGGCCCTGCCAGATTTCGGGAATGAAGGACGCGGTCGGCGCATGCTTGCGCAACACCCGTCCGATTTCGTCGAAATCGATCTCGCCTTCGCCGACCTGGAGCCCTTCGCCGTCGAGTCCCTTGGCGTCCCCGAAATGCAAATGCGCAGTGTGGGGCCCGAGCTCCGCCAAGCCTTGTGCGAAGTCGAAGCCGAAATGGTTGGCGGCGAGCTTGGTGTGTGAGATGTCAACGCACATCCGCAGATCATGCTTGGCGCAAAACGCGGCGGATTCCTCCGGGAAGATAAAGATGTTCTGGTGGCGCTGGCCGCCGAAATGCCAGGGGAACGGCGCCATCGTTTGCGGCGTCAGCTCGACGCCGTCCATGTCGAGTTCCTTCAGGCTCTGGGCGAAGATGCGGTAGCGCTCGGCCTTCTCCTCCGGCGGCAATGGCTCGTCCATGGTGAAGCCGCCGATGTTGGCGACGATGGGCGGGCGCTTCGTCTTGGGAAAGAATTTCTTCAGGCCGCGGGTGATGTCGATCACCGCCTGGGTCTGCTCCAGCGAATATCGCCGCAGCGCCTCGTCGGGGGTTGCAAGGTCCATCAGCTTGGAGCCGGCAAACAGCTCCGGCGCATGCACGACGAAGCCGAGATCATAGGTGCCGGAGAGATACGTCGCGGGGTCGCGCTCCATGTCGCTGTAGCTGAGATGGAACTCGATGATATCTGGCTCGCAGATCTCCAGGAAGCGCGCGGTGTCGTGATAGCGCACCGGCACGCCCCAGGGCCGGTCGAAGCGGTAGCGCCGCGCTTTTGCGATGCCTTCGTCGAGGTCGCTCTGGAAGAAATAGTCATCGGCCGCCATCGTCCGCGTCAGCTTGCGGCCGAGCAGGGCCGGCATCTTCAGCGGCGACAGGCCTTGACCCGGGCTCTTCACGGCGATGTCGCTGTCGGAGATCACGGTGCCGGCCGGAAGGTCGCGCGCGGCCACCAGGCTCTTGGCAAGGTTTTCACGGTTGATCAGCTCACCCTGGCTCAGCGCGCGCTCTGCCAGTTGCTCGCCGCGCGCCGCCTCCACTTCGCGGATGCCCGAGACCAGCGTCTTGAATTCTTCCGGCTCCAGGCTCGCGGCGTGGTCCGGACCTTCCATCCCGCGGTCGAGCGTGATGTGGCGTTCGATAACGACGGCGCCAAGTGCCACCGCGGCCGTCGAAACGGCGACGCCGCGCTCATGGCCCGAATAGCCGACGAGCGGATGGATCTCGCGCAGCGTTTCCATGAAACGCAGATGGATGTTGTGGAGCGCGGCCGGATAGGTGCTCTGGCAGTGCAGCAGCACGTAGCTCGCATCGCGGTCGTCGAGGAATTTCGCCGCGGTCTTGATTTCGTCCGTCGTGCTCATGCCGGTCGAGACGATCAACGTCTTGCCGGTGCCGGCAAGGCACGCCAGCAGCGGCAGATTGGTGAGATCGGCGGAAGCGACCTTGTAGGCCTGCACGCCGAACTCTTCGAGCACGGCGACGCTCTTTGCATCCCAGGGCGTGCAGAGATACTGGATGCCCTTGGCTGCGCAGTACTCGGCGATCTTCCTCTGCTGTGCGATCGGCAGCTCGAAGCGGCGCAGCAGATCGAGCGTATATTCGACGGCGAGGTCGTCGTCCTTCCCGGACAGGCTCGAAGCGCGATAGACCTCGTCGAGCTTGCGCATCTGGAATTTGGCGCAATCGGCACCGGCCGCGACCGCGGCATCGACCAGCGCAATGGCGCGATCGAAGTTGCCATTGTGGTTGTTGCCGATCTCGGCGATGACGTAGCAGGGTTCGCCATCGCCCAGAAGACGGTTGCCGATGCGGACGGGGGCAGGCTGGTTGGGCGATGTCATCAACATTCTCGTCTCATATCGTCAGGCGAATCGCGCGGGAAAGCGCGACTTCCACGTCCGCAGCCCGTTCTCTTCGAACATGATGCGCGAACAGCTGTGCCCCTGCTGTTCCAGTGCGGCAATGAGCTGATAGCGCTCGAACGGACGCACGAAGAACATGAAGTAACCGCCGCCACCGGCGCCCAGTAGCTTGCCGCCGACCGCGCCGTGCTGTTTGGCGAAATCGTAGATCGCATCGATCGCGTCCGATGAGATCTTCGAGCTAAGCTTCCGCTTGGCGTGCCAGGCGTCGTCGATCAGCCGGCCGCATTCCAGCAACTGGCCGCGCAGCAGATGCCGCCGGATGTCGCGCGTCACTTCCTTCTGCTTGGCGGCCGCGGCGACGGCGTCGTTGGTCTCGTGCTGGGCCTTCTGGTCGCGGTGGATGGCGCCGGAATCGCGGCCGGAGCCGGTGTAGCAGAGTACTAGGCTTTCCTCGAGCTCGGCGATGATGTTGGG from Bradyrhizobium lupini harbors:
- a CDS encoding acylneuraminate cytidylyltransferase family protein, translating into MARKTLAVIAARGGSKGIPHKNLLDLCGKPLIAWTVEQARAARGVDVVAVSSDSDNILAAAEAAGAVGVRRPEDISGDLASSESAWLHALNATDERMGRFERIVALQATSPIRESSDIENALATFDRDHLDSLLSVCEVEDYFNWRIGASGPEPINYDYHNRRMRQQIEKRYLENGSFYVLIPSLLREQNNRLGGKIGFHVMDRHKMFQIDRPEDVKLCAAIMRSYGYA
- a CDS encoding N-acetylneuraminate synthase family protein, with protein sequence MLMTSPNQPAPVRIGNRLLGDGEPCYVIAEIGNNHNGNFDRAIALVDAAVAAGADCAKFQMRKLDEVYRASSLSGKDDDLAVEYTLDLLRRFELPIAQQRKIAEYCAAKGIQYLCTPWDAKSVAVLEEFGVQAYKVASADLTNLPLLACLAGTGKTLIVSTGMSTTDEIKTAAKFLDDRDASYVLLHCQSTYPAALHNIHLRFMETLREIHPLVGYSGHERGVAVSTAAVALGAVVIERHITLDRGMEGPDHAASLEPEEFKTLVSGIREVEAARGEQLAERALSQGELINRENLAKSLVAARDLPAGTVISDSDIAVKSPGQGLSPLKMPALLGRKLTRTMAADDYFFQSDLDEGIAKARRYRFDRPWGVPVRYHDTARFLEICEPDIIEFHLSYSDMERDPATYLSGTYDLGFVVHAPELFAGSKLMDLATPDEALRRYSLEQTQAVIDITRGLKKFFPKTKRPPIVANIGGFTMDEPLPPEEKAERYRIFAQSLKELDMDGVELTPQTMAPFPWHFGGQRHQNIFIFPEESAAFCAKHDLRMCVDISHTKLAANHFGFDFAQGLAELGPHTAHLHFGDAKGLDGEGLQVGEGEIDFDEIGRVLRKHAPTASFIPEIWQGHKNMGEGFWIALERLEGHI